The genome window GAAGCAACATCAACTGTATAAAGAAACATGACGCATACTTGCATATACTCATTTTAAGTTTGATAGTCTCATCAGCAGCCATAATATCTTCACAGTAATTCTCCAGTTTCACGGCTTCTCCCTTAAGCATTGCAGCCTTAACCTCAGCATCTCCAAGCCTGTTCAGCACCCGTGCCTGATCTTTCCTCTGTTCTTGAAGAGTGGTAATTTGATCCACTACTGCAACTCGCAGGTTTTGCACTGTTCTTGATATTACCAAATACTCAACTTCAGCTTCAATCTTTTGCTTAAAAAGGCCTTCAAGTTCAATATTTATGTCTCTGTAACTCTCCTGATGCAACTCCAATGCACACCCAGTTCCTACCTTTGGTGACCTACCACCTAAGATGGATTCTTGTAGTTCAACAATTttagcttccttcaccttcagCAAAGCTGTTGCACCATCAAGCTTGGTTTCCATTAAATCCAATCTCTGCTTTAAACTAAGCACCTCAGATTCTGAGGAATctaaaaaattttcaccaaaatcacCAAATTGCAACTGTTCAGTGGAGGCATCCTTAACCAAATCATCAAGGGTgctttcttcctttccaattTCCCTCAACTTCTGAATTTCTGCATGAGTGCAAAAATTCATTtgttaaaagaaagaaatgccAATATTCATCAATCTTGAGTTTACCTACCCAGAAGTAATGAAAATAAACAATAGAAACTTCATTTATATCAGCTGGCTTCCAGCCAATAGATCCATGCTGCAACAACATGAGCACACCACATTCAGCATGAAACAGGCAAAGGCAAATCATCacgaagaaaagaaagctcacAAATAATGGCAAGGGATTACCAAACATATGAACTACAGACCTTTGATGTGTGTAAATATCTTTAGCAGGCATACCAGTACCTATCACCTTAGTTGTGTGGTGATAGATCTAAaagtatattttgaaactaagatATATACTATTTTTGAGGTCATCAACTTCATCATCCAATATTCATCAATTACTAACAAGCAAACCACAATCTGACAGGTCTAGAAAGGGAGATTACAACACTCAGGTATATGATTTCTGCATATAGGTGTATATGCAGTTGCACTTACAAATTAGGCTAAACTTGTCAGCCTACTGATTGATTTGCTGCAGAAAGTGTCTTGGCAGATGCTGTGGAAACAATACACAGTAGCTACTATTTTGGAAGGTAAACTAGAAGGATCAATTATAACAAGGGCTTTTACCACTTCAAAGAAATCTAGCCATGCACGGCAATGCATGTTTTAACTCATCATAGAAGCAACACTAAAATTCTTGAGAGCAAGTACCCAACACATAAAAAGAAGCTTCTTTTACAAGTATTTTTCCAAAACGATCAAAACCAAGTATAAAATGTTTCCAACTAAAGACCCAAAGCTTATTGTCTTTCCACGTAAATAGCAAATTTCAAATAAGAACTTCTTCAATGCACTCACTAAAGCTGGTGCACCTAGTTCTTTGATCAAGTTATGTGATCGATAACAAACTATGTATAACAAGATGCCCACATATTTCGAGACATTTGCTAAAACTACTCAGCTTCTTGAGTGAATCATTATCAGAAAACAACAAAGTCCGCATGAACTTTAGAATCATCATAATCTTACTACACTCGAGAAGATAATAGATGAAGACACACCATCCACATCTTTTCATTCTTCACTTAAGAAAAAAAGTCTTTTTTTTAAGATAAAGTAGGCAAAGCTCTTGCAGAGTTATTATTCTTCATTaccttatatatataataattaacAAAAAGACTTACCAAATATATCCTACGCTCACAAAACAGAAGGTTTAATTGCTAATGAGAAAGAAAAAGGTACAAAGAAAGTCAAATCAAGCAATGCAGAAAGGTAGGTTCACCTTTTTCCAGTGCTTCCTCTGCTGACTGGAGAGTAAGAATAGACTCAAAGAGAGAATCTTGATCACTTAGGGGTCCATTATTATCACTCCTCTCTTCCTTAATCCCCCAAGAAGAATCAGCAGCAAAATCTTCCTGAAAATTATCATGGAACTCTCCACCATTTTTCCGGCTGGAATCACCTGGAAGTTTCTCACTTGGTTGCCACTCGCAACCATGAGCTTCATCACTATTTTCTCCATCATTATTCCTTGATCTTCCACTTTGCCTCCCATTACTGGTTGCGAAATTGATACCCTGCATAAAGACAAAGTTGGAGCTTCGCGAATCAGATTCCATGCTGGAATGAGAGTTTGTTTTCTCGATTTTGACCACATCTCCTCTAAGTTTCTTACTGGTTTCAGTCCGAACCTTTCCCGCCTGAACTCGCTGACCTGAGTTACCCAAATTCTTCCCACTCAAATTCCTCATCCTGTTGATGTGACTAGCAAATCCCTTCCCCGCGGGCATCTCATACATCATCTTTGGAATTGGAGCACTAGCAGCTGTAGAAGACTTGCTACTCCGATCTTCACTATTTTCAGATTCCGCTGTCCCAGCACCTAAGACATTTCCAATCCCTGAATCACCAATTGCAGCAAAAAGATCAACCACGTTCCCTGGACTTCTCGCCGTTGCATTAGTGGACGAAACAGAACCTTCGCTATATTGCTTCAACCCACCACCAGAAGATTGCGTTGCTCTGTTGGGATTAGCAGCCGAATTGGGCAAACCCCGTTTCAACAACTTACTACCATCCAAATTACTAAGCCCATCCTTAATCACATCCCTCTTGatccttctccatttcttcaaccCATAACCTTTCGTCCCCCCAGGAGAAGGCGAGggagaaggggaaagggagggGGAGGGCAAAGATGCAGATGATTTCGCAATCACCCCAGGTGGCGATTTTACAGAAACCTCCGCAACTTCATTTCCATTATCGTTGTCATCAAAAACACCATTCCCATTGCTTCGAAGCTTGAGGGCATCAGAATTAACCAATTTTTCATTATCTTCCACAGATTCGAGAGCTGAATTTTCACTCTCCAAATCCATCAGTATCAAGAACTAGTTTCCAATTAGGGCAGATTTTCTCGCAACACCGTATCACTGACTGAGGGCCCAAAATTCAGATCAAGATCGAGAACAAAAAGCTACCATCATTCCAGCTCTGGAGACCGAATATTCTTGATAATATCAAGTAAACTCCAATATCGGGGATTAAGGGAT of Coffea arabica cultivar ET-39 chromosome 5c, Coffea Arabica ET-39 HiFi, whole genome shotgun sequence contains these proteins:
- the LOC113687934 gene encoding WPP domain-interacting protein 2, yielding MDLESENSALESVEDNEKLVNSDALKLRSNGNGVFDDNDNGNEVAEVSVKSPPGVIAKSSASLPSPSLSPSPSPSPGGTKGYGLKKWRRIKRDVIKDGLSNLDGSKLLKRGLPNSAANPNRATQSSGGGLKQYSEGSVSSTNATARSPGNVVDLFAAIGDSGIGNVLGAGTAESENSEDRSSKSSTAASAPIPKMMYEMPAGKGFASHINRMRNLSGKNLGNSGQRVQAGKVRTETSKKLRGDVVKIEKTNSHSSMESDSRSSNFVFMQGINFATSNGRQSGRSRNNDGENSDEAHGCEWQPSEKLPGDSSRKNGGEFHDNFQEDFAADSSWGIKEERSDNNGPLSDQDSLFESILTLQSAEEALEKEIQKLREIGKEESTLDDLVKDASTEQLQFGDFGENFLDSSESEVLSLKQRLDLMETKLDGATALLKVKEAKIVELQESILGGRSPKVGTGCALELHQESYRDINIELEGLFKQKIEAEVEYLVISRTVQNLRVAVVDQITTLQEQRKDQARVLNRLGDAEVKAAMLKGEAVKLENYCEDIMAADETIKLKMSICKYASCFFIQLMLLLIILMFLILQFSPSHSEVVPT